Proteins from a single region of Paraburkholderia sp. ZP32-5:
- a CDS encoding zinc-binding alcohol dehydrogenase family protein, translated as MRAIVLEKFGGLDSLVYTELPEPEPLEAHVVIEIKAFGINHAEMHMRRGEWAEAAKVSGIECVGVVKSCPGGEFPVGAKVAALMGGLGRTINGSYAQYTRAPASNVALIESDLPWAQLAAIPETYATAWTCLFRNLDITAGQTVVIRGATSSFGQAAVNLAVNAGAKVIATTRSPARFAMLEKLGASRVEIEGPDLSKRIAEAKQIDAVLDLVGNSTMLDSLAMLRRGGRACLAGWLGGLAPIADFNPLLQMASGVYLTFFGSFVFGTPGFPLSDVPLQKIAEDVEAGRLNVQPSRVFGFDEIREAHRVMEANEAGGKMVVVL; from the coding sequence ATGCGCGCAATCGTGCTGGAAAAATTCGGCGGCCTCGATAGTCTGGTCTATACGGAACTGCCGGAGCCGGAACCGCTGGAAGCTCACGTGGTAATCGAGATCAAGGCGTTCGGCATCAATCACGCCGAGATGCATATGCGCCGCGGAGAATGGGCGGAAGCGGCCAAAGTGAGCGGTATCGAATGCGTGGGCGTGGTGAAGTCGTGCCCCGGCGGCGAATTTCCGGTAGGCGCGAAAGTCGCGGCGCTGATGGGCGGCCTCGGACGAACCATCAACGGCAGTTACGCGCAATACACGCGCGCACCGGCATCCAATGTCGCGCTGATCGAGTCGGATCTGCCCTGGGCGCAGCTCGCGGCGATTCCCGAAACCTACGCGACCGCGTGGACCTGCCTGTTCCGCAATCTCGACATCACGGCGGGGCAAACCGTGGTGATCCGCGGGGCGACATCGTCGTTTGGACAAGCCGCCGTCAATCTGGCGGTCAACGCGGGCGCGAAAGTCATCGCGACGACCCGCAGTCCGGCGCGTTTCGCGATGCTCGAGAAGCTTGGCGCGTCGCGTGTCGAGATCGAGGGACCGGACCTGTCGAAACGCATCGCGGAAGCGAAGCAGATCGATGCGGTGCTCGACCTCGTCGGCAACAGCACGATGCTCGACTCGCTCGCGATGTTGCGGCGCGGCGGCCGCGCGTGCCTTGCGGGCTGGCTCGGCGGGCTGGCTCCGATTGCCGACTTCAACCCTCTGCTGCAGATGGCAAGCGGCGTATATCTGACGTTCTTCGGCAGCTTCGTGTTCGGCACACCCGGTTTTCCGCTGTCCGACGTGCCGCTTCAGAAGATCGCCGAAGACGTCGAGGCCGGTCGTCTGAACGTGCAGCCGTCCCGCGTGTTCGGTTTCGACGAGATCCGCGAAGCGCATCGCGTGATGGAAGCCAACGAAGCCGGCGGAAAGATGGTCGTCGTTCTGTGA